From the genome of Clostridium sp. BNL1100, one region includes:
- a CDS encoding GntR family transcriptional regulator: protein MANDFSSNVPIYIQIMNEVKLKIVSGVWEAGQRLQSVRELAVEFSVNPNTMQKAFSELEREGLLYTERTSGRYVSQDEEKIKKARDEMAEEYTGNYYNLMKKLGYKKEEIIYVVSSRLADIEKGGLKNE, encoded by the coding sequence ATGGCTAATGATTTTTCGTCTAATGTTCCCATATATATTCAAATAATGAATGAAGTTAAGCTCAAGATTGTTTCAGGAGTATGGGAAGCAGGGCAAAGACTTCAATCTGTCAGAGAACTGGCTGTAGAGTTTTCAGTTAATCCCAATACCATGCAGAAGGCTTTTTCTGAACTTGAAAGAGAGGGCTTGCTGTATACCGAAAGAACATCGGGAAGATATGTTTCTCAGGACGAGGAAAAAATAAAAAAAGCACGAGATGAGATGGCTGAAGAATACACCGGGAATTATTACAACCTGATGAAGAAGCTAGGTTATAAGAAAGAAGAAATAATATATGTAGTATCAAGCAGATTGGCTGATATTGAAAAAGGAGGTCTTAAAAATGAGTAA
- a CDS encoding ABC transporter ATP-binding protein — protein MSNVIEINALHKCYGARKVLDNVSLSLRSGTIVGLLGPNGCGKTSMIKIIAGIIQDYEGQVLIDGRVPDEYTKSIVSYLPEKTYLADNLRAKDALDFFEDFYSDFDREKATRMLSQFKLDPNQKIKSMSKGMQEKVQLILVMSRKAKVYLLDEPLGGLDPASRKAMLDIILNNYSEDAVVLLSTHLINDVERIFDRVIMVGKNRILVDDTVDNIREKNGKSVEELFEEVFKC, from the coding sequence ATGAGTAATGTAATAGAAATAAACGCACTGCATAAGTGTTATGGGGCCAGAAAGGTGCTGGACAATGTGTCTCTATCCTTGAGAAGTGGAACAATAGTAGGTCTGCTGGGACCAAACGGATGCGGTAAGACATCAATGATTAAGATAATTGCAGGTATTATACAGGATTATGAAGGGCAGGTACTGATTGATGGAAGAGTACCTGACGAGTACACGAAGTCCATTGTTTCCTACTTGCCGGAGAAAACATATCTTGCTGATAATTTAAGAGCTAAGGATGCTCTGGACTTCTTTGAAGATTTTTACTCCGACTTTGACCGGGAGAAGGCAACGAGAATGCTTTCTCAATTTAAGCTTGATCCAAATCAAAAGATAAAAAGCATGTCAAAAGGAATGCAGGAAAAAGTTCAGTTGATTCTTGTAATGTCAAGAAAAGCAAAGGTATATTTGCTGGATGAACCTCTGGGAGGACTTGATCCCGCTTCACGTAAAGCAATGCTTGATATTATACTGAACAATTATTCTGAGGATGCAGTAGTACTTCTTTCAACTCACCTGATAAACGATGTTGAAAGAATATTTGATAGGGTAATCATGGTGGGAAAAAATAGAATTCTGGTAGATGATACTGTTGATAATATACGTGAGAAAAATGGTAAATCTGTTGAAGAGCTTTTTGAGGAGGTGTTCAAATGTTAG